In Burkholderia sp. NRF60-BP8, a single window of DNA contains:
- a CDS encoding GNAT family N-acetyltransferase, giving the protein MQDTLTKPAGAADAVEGEVAAALDGAAHGQAAAVVEQALDAWRPDDAPDALLATFVALFNTDTRHDAATISVPLGGADAAAVASYVARAVREGVIDGAQIAGDTLRLTVSRTTFWQNPRPWLKAPASGGMPLRYAITNGHRHPVRPPSPAGEIYARAMPQVGMTFSLRTVDIDAHADLFSTWMNLDRVAHFWDQRGTRDEHAAYLAERLADPHMHPTIGYFDDTPFGYFEFYWAKEDRLAPFYDAHDYDRGLHLLIGDSRFQSAGKLHAWWSGVLHYMFVDEPRTQRLVGEPRVDHVRHIAYMHRLGFYTLKEFDFPHKRAALTVIERDTFFDTFRLP; this is encoded by the coding sequence ATGCAGGACACGCTGACGAAACCGGCCGGCGCGGCCGACGCCGTCGAAGGTGAAGTGGCCGCGGCGCTCGACGGCGCCGCGCACGGGCAGGCGGCGGCCGTCGTCGAGCAGGCGCTCGACGCATGGCGGCCCGACGACGCGCCGGACGCGCTGCTCGCGACCTTCGTCGCACTGTTCAACACCGACACGCGGCACGATGCGGCGACGATCTCGGTGCCGCTCGGCGGCGCCGATGCGGCGGCCGTGGCATCGTACGTCGCGCGTGCGGTGCGCGAAGGCGTGATCGACGGCGCGCAGATCGCGGGCGACACGCTGCGGCTCACCGTGTCGCGCACGACGTTCTGGCAGAATCCGCGGCCGTGGCTGAAGGCGCCCGCGTCGGGCGGGATGCCGCTGCGCTACGCGATCACGAACGGCCATCGGCATCCGGTGCGGCCGCCGTCGCCGGCCGGCGAGATTTATGCCCGCGCCATGCCGCAGGTCGGCATGACGTTCAGCCTGCGCACCGTCGACATCGACGCGCACGCGGACCTGTTCAGCACGTGGATGAACCTCGATCGTGTCGCGCATTTCTGGGACCAGCGCGGCACGCGCGACGAGCATGCGGCGTATCTCGCCGAACGGCTCGCCGACCCGCACATGCACCCGACGATCGGCTATTTCGACGACACGCCGTTCGGCTATTTCGAGTTCTACTGGGCGAAGGAGGACCGCCTCGCGCCGTTCTACGATGCGCACGACTACGATCGCGGGCTGCACCTGCTGATCGGCGACTCGCGTTTCCAGAGCGCCGGCAAGCTGCATGCGTGGTGGAGCGGGGTGCTGCACTACATGTTCGTCGACGAACCGCGTACGCAGCGGCTCGTCGGCGAGCCGCGCGTCGACCATGTGCGGCATATCGCGTACATGCATCGGCTCGGGTTCTACACGCTGAAGGAGTTCGATTTCCCGCACAAGCGCGCGGCGCTCACCGTGATCGAGCGCGATACGTTCTTTGACACTTTCCGATTGCCATGA
- the vapB gene encoding type II toxin-antitoxin system VapB family antitoxin, whose translation MRTVSIFKNARNQAIRIPKDMEFEGVTELEIRREGDTLLLRPVRPTWLSFANEPLADADFLAERPAVVETGRFDLSGDADVPTESNR comes from the coding sequence ATGCGCACCGTTTCCATTTTCAAGAACGCCCGTAACCAGGCAATCCGCATCCCGAAGGACATGGAGTTCGAGGGGGTCACCGAACTCGAGATCCGCCGCGAGGGCGATACGCTGCTGTTGCGGCCGGTACGCCCCACGTGGCTGTCGTTCGCGAACGAACCGCTGGCCGATGCCGATTTCCTCGCCGAACGCCCGGCCGTCGTCGAAACCGGTCGCTTCGACCTGTCCGGCGACGCCGATGTGCCGACGGAGTCGAACCGGTGA
- a CDS encoding PIN domain-containing protein: MTTLYMLDTNICSFIMRERPPAVLSRLQSCVNAQHRIVVSAVTYAEMRFGAVGRKASPKHADLVTSFVARLDGVLAWDTAAIDATAAIRADLAARGTPIGANDASIAGHAIAAGAVLVTNNGREFSRVAGLPLEDWAASA; this comes from the coding sequence GTGACCACGCTCTACATGCTCGATACGAACATCTGTTCGTTCATCATGCGCGAGCGGCCGCCCGCGGTGCTGTCGCGGTTGCAGTCGTGCGTCAACGCGCAGCACCGGATCGTCGTATCGGCCGTTACTTATGCCGAAATGCGGTTCGGTGCAGTCGGCAGAAAGGCATCGCCGAAGCATGCCGACCTCGTGACGAGCTTTGTCGCGCGGCTGGACGGCGTGCTGGCGTGGGATACCGCGGCGATCGATGCAACCGCCGCGATTCGCGCCGACCTCGCCGCCCGTGGCACGCCGATCGGCGCGAACGACGCATCGATCGCCGGCCACGCGATCGCAGCCGGTGCGGTGCTCGTCACGAACAACGGTCGCGAATTCAGTCGTGTCGCGGGGTTGCCGCTCGAAGACTGGGCGGCCTCGGCATGA
- a CDS encoding nucleotidyl transferase AbiEii/AbiGii toxin family protein, whose protein sequence is MTDTSPTRPLEVDASRPLEPAAVALLQSVGAACAQLDAAFVVAGATARDILMWHVHGIRPVRATRDVDVAVCAVSWPFHARLVDTLVATGQFARAPKHQQKLLFDSGMQGFRTELDLVPFGPLEAPPGEIAWPPGGDFVLNVLGFQEAVDTALTVSIGAGITVPVASLPALALLKLLAWKDRRARQNSDAYDLLFLLTHFHDAGNRERIWDVAPDLLERHGFQPELAAAALLARDAKRAASPHTYDAIRALLSDDATYATLAQDLQARAFALLPGEFNDDADRYLDAFRGGFLADPPVRRA, encoded by the coding sequence ATGACCGATACCTCGCCCACCCGCCCGCTTGAAGTCGATGCGAGCCGCCCGCTCGAGCCGGCAGCGGTGGCGCTGCTGCAGTCGGTTGGCGCGGCCTGCGCGCAGCTCGACGCGGCATTCGTCGTGGCCGGCGCGACCGCACGCGACATCCTGATGTGGCATGTCCACGGCATCCGGCCGGTGCGCGCGACGCGGGACGTCGACGTCGCGGTGTGCGCGGTCAGTTGGCCGTTTCATGCACGGCTCGTCGATACGCTCGTCGCGACCGGACAATTCGCCCGCGCGCCGAAGCATCAGCAAAAACTGCTGTTCGACAGCGGGATGCAGGGTTTTCGCACGGAACTCGACCTGGTGCCGTTCGGGCCGCTCGAAGCGCCGCCCGGCGAAATCGCATGGCCGCCCGGCGGCGACTTCGTGCTGAACGTGCTGGGTTTTCAGGAGGCGGTCGATACCGCGCTGACCGTGTCGATCGGCGCCGGCATCACGGTGCCGGTGGCGAGCCTGCCGGCGCTCGCGCTGCTGAAGCTGCTGGCGTGGAAGGACCGGCGCGCGCGCCAGAACAGCGACGCGTACGACCTGCTGTTCCTGCTCACGCATTTTCACGATGCGGGCAATCGCGAGCGCATCTGGGACGTCGCGCCCGACCTGCTCGAACGACATGGCTTTCAGCCGGAGCTGGCGGCAGCGGCGCTGCTCGCGCGTGACGCGAAACGGGCTGCGTCGCCGCACACGTACGACGCGATCCGCGCGCTGTTGTCCGACGACGCGACTTACGCGACGCTCGCGCAGGATCTGCAGGCCCGCGCGTTCGCGCTGTTGCCGGGTGAATTCAATGACGACGCCGACCGGTATCTCGATGCGTTCCGCGGTGGCTTCCTCGCGGATCCGCCCGTTCGTCGGGCATGA
- a CDS encoding type IV toxin-antitoxin system AbiEi family antitoxin — MPKNATLPMSEQQVLDEACAAFGRVTPRFNARPVRVPAAYRARADAMIRFDVAGQVVEMPVAVSLRVESLAGALAELRRRGGAAHVSGERPLMLVAPHLSGELAGGLIDQGIPFLDTAGNVCLIQPEATVMIAGRPKPARTPRRQASRATTPKGLAVMFALATQPGLVAQPYRGIAAASGVALGTVNLAMDDLIARGLVGQRRNGERLIPDWPRFVQEWVALYPSRLRAKLPSRRFAGLAPDWWRGFDFAAFDAQLGGEPAADLLTHDLKPAAITVYTHGAVPNGLLLQGRLRPDAHGDVEILEAFWPRSPALDWREQEVPLVPPLLIYADLVSSGDSRNLAAAEHIHDRYLAHPPA, encoded by the coding sequence ATGCCCAAGAACGCCACCCTCCCGATGTCGGAACAACAGGTGCTCGACGAAGCGTGCGCCGCGTTCGGCCGCGTCACCCCGCGCTTCAACGCGCGGCCCGTGCGCGTGCCGGCGGCATACCGCGCGCGCGCCGACGCGATGATTCGCTTCGACGTGGCCGGACAGGTCGTGGAGATGCCGGTCGCCGTGAGCCTTCGTGTCGAATCGCTGGCGGGCGCGCTCGCGGAATTGCGTCGCCGCGGTGGAGCCGCACACGTGTCCGGCGAGCGGCCGCTGATGCTGGTCGCGCCCCACCTTTCCGGCGAACTGGCCGGGGGCCTGATCGACCAGGGCATCCCGTTTCTCGACACCGCCGGCAACGTATGCCTGATCCAGCCGGAAGCGACCGTCATGATCGCGGGCCGGCCCAAACCTGCGCGCACGCCGCGCCGGCAGGCGTCACGCGCGACCACGCCGAAGGGGCTGGCCGTGATGTTCGCGCTTGCGACGCAGCCGGGCCTGGTCGCGCAGCCGTATCGGGGGATCGCCGCCGCGTCGGGCGTCGCGCTCGGCACGGTCAATCTCGCGATGGACGATCTGATCGCGCGCGGCCTCGTCGGGCAACGCCGCAACGGCGAGCGTCTGATTCCCGACTGGCCGCGCTTCGTACAGGAATGGGTCGCACTGTACCCGAGCCGCTTGCGTGCGAAGCTGCCGAGCCGCCGGTTTGCCGGCCTCGCGCCCGACTGGTGGCGCGGCTTCGATTTCGCGGCCTTCGATGCACAACTCGGCGGCGAGCCGGCGGCCGATCTGCTCACGCACGATCTGAAGCCGGCCGCGATCACCGTCTATACGCACGGCGCCGTGCCGAACGGCCTGCTGCTGCAGGGCCGCCTGCGTCCGGACGCGCACGGCGACGTCGAAATCCTCGAAGCGTTCTGGCCGCGCTCGCCGGCACTCGACTGGCGCGAGCAAGAGGTGCCGCTCGTGCCGCCGCTTCTGATCTATGCGGATCTCGTCTCGTCCGGAGACAGCCGCAATCTTGCCGCAGCCGAACACATCCATGACCGATACCTCGCCCACCCGCCCGCTTGA
- a CDS encoding M20 aminoacylase family protein, which translates to MTHSVIPAGLADEMIEIRHRIHAHPELGFEEFATSDLVAEQLQSWGYTVHRGLGGTGVVAQLKVGNGKQRLGLRADMDALPIHEATGLPYQSTIAGKMHACGHDGHTAMLLAAAKHLARERRFSGTLNLIFQPAEEGLGGAKKMLDEGLFEQFPCDAIFAMHNMPGFPTGKFGFLPGAFMASSDTVVIDVQGRGGHGAVPHRAIDPVVVCAQIVLALQTIVSRNVSPLDMAIVTVGAIHAGEAPNVIPDRAQMRLSVRALKPEVRDLLETRINEVVHAQAAVFGATATIDYQRRYPVLVNDAEMTAFARGVAREWVGEANLIDGMVPLTGSEDFAFLLEKRPGCYLIIGNGDGEGGCMVHNPGYDFNDAALPTGASYWVKLTEAFLV; encoded by the coding sequence GTGACGCACAGCGTGATCCCCGCCGGCCTCGCCGACGAAATGATCGAAATTCGGCACCGCATCCACGCCCATCCCGAACTGGGTTTCGAGGAATTCGCGACGAGCGATCTCGTCGCCGAGCAATTGCAGTCGTGGGGCTACACCGTGCATCGCGGGCTCGGCGGCACCGGCGTCGTCGCCCAGTTGAAAGTGGGCAACGGCAAGCAACGCCTCGGCCTGCGCGCCGACATGGACGCGCTGCCGATCCACGAAGCGACGGGCCTGCCGTACCAGAGCACGATCGCGGGCAAGATGCACGCATGCGGCCACGACGGCCACACGGCGATGCTGCTGGCGGCCGCGAAGCACCTCGCGCGCGAACGCCGCTTCTCGGGCACGCTGAACCTGATTTTCCAGCCGGCCGAGGAAGGGCTCGGCGGCGCGAAGAAGATGCTCGACGAAGGGCTGTTCGAGCAATTCCCCTGTGACGCGATCTTCGCGATGCACAACATGCCGGGCTTCCCGACCGGCAAATTCGGTTTCCTGCCGGGGGCGTTCATGGCGTCGTCGGATACCGTCGTCATTGACGTGCAGGGTCGCGGCGGTCACGGCGCAGTGCCGCACCGGGCGATCGATCCGGTCGTCGTATGCGCGCAGATCGTGCTGGCGCTGCAGACGATCGTGTCGCGCAACGTGTCGCCGCTCGACATGGCGATCGTCACGGTCGGCGCGATCCATGCGGGCGAGGCGCCGAACGTGATTCCCGATCGCGCGCAGATGCGCCTGTCGGTGCGGGCGCTGAAGCCCGAGGTGCGCGACCTGCTCGAAACGCGCATCAACGAGGTCGTGCATGCGCAGGCGGCCGTGTTCGGCGCGACCGCGACGATCGACTACCAGCGCCGCTACCCGGTGCTCGTGAACGATGCGGAGATGACGGCGTTCGCGCGCGGCGTCGCTCGCGAATGGGTCGGCGAAGCCAACTTGATCGATGGGATGGTGCCGCTCACCGGCAGCGAGGATTTCGCGTTCCTGCTCGAGAAACGGCCGGGCTGCTATCTGATCATCGGCAACGGCGACGGGGAGGGCGGCTGCATGGTGCATAACCCCGGCTACGACTTCAACGACGCGGCGCTGCCGACCGGTGCGTCGTACTGGGTCAAGCTGACCGAGGCGTTTCTGGTGTGA
- a CDS encoding type II toxin-antitoxin system ParD family antitoxin, translating into MSRNTSVSLGDHFAEFVDAQVRSSQSGPTIPI; encoded by the coding sequence ATGTCGCGAAACACATCCGTTTCCCTTGGCGATCACTTTGCCGAATTTGTCGATGCGCAGGTGCGATCGTCGCAAAGCGGCCCCACCATCCCGATATGA
- a CDS encoding cobyrinate a,c-diamide synthase, with amino-acid sequence MPACPALFVSAPASGQGKTSVTAGLARLHRRLGRRVRVFKTGPDFLDPMLLERASGASVHALDLGMVGEAGCRALLAEAARDADLILIEGVMGLFDGTPSSADLAAAFGVPVVAVISAKAMAQTFAAIAFGLARFRPGLPFHGVLANRVGSARHAQLLQQALPDELRWLGHVPADAGIALPERHLGLHRPADIDDLDARLDRAADVLAQTALADLPPTVAFAEPDAAAPLPRALAGKRIAVARDAAFSFIYPANLALLDALGATLRFFSPLADEPVPDDCDALFLPGGYPELHAATLAGNAATARTIRAHAGAGRPIVAECGGMVYLCESLTDADGSTTPMLGLLPGHATMQRRFAALGMQQLDTRTGPMRGHTFHYSRLATPLEPVARAARPDGARDSGEAVYRSSAIVATYMHMYWPSNPDAVVALFSGGTF; translated from the coding sequence ATGCCGGCCTGCCCCGCGCTGTTCGTCAGCGCACCCGCGTCGGGCCAGGGCAAGACGTCGGTGACGGCCGGCCTCGCGCGGCTGCACCGCCGGCTCGGCCGCCGCGTGCGCGTGTTCAAGACCGGCCCCGATTTTCTCGATCCGATGCTGCTCGAACGCGCGAGCGGCGCGAGCGTGCATGCGCTCGACCTCGGAATGGTCGGCGAGGCCGGCTGCCGCGCCCTGCTCGCCGAGGCCGCGCGCGACGCGGACCTGATCCTGATCGAAGGCGTGATGGGGCTGTTCGACGGCACGCCGAGCAGTGCCGATCTCGCGGCCGCGTTCGGCGTGCCGGTCGTCGCGGTGATTTCGGCGAAGGCGATGGCGCAGACGTTCGCGGCGATCGCCTTCGGGCTCGCGCGGTTCCGGCCGGGATTGCCGTTTCACGGCGTGCTGGCCAATCGCGTCGGCTCGGCCCGGCACGCGCAATTGCTGCAACAGGCGTTGCCCGACGAGTTGCGCTGGCTCGGACACGTGCCGGCCGATGCGGGCATCGCGCTGCCGGAGCGGCATCTCGGCCTGCATCGGCCGGCCGATATCGACGATCTCGACGCGCGGCTCGATCGCGCGGCCGACGTGCTCGCGCAGACGGCGCTGGCCGACTTGCCGCCGACCGTCGCGTTCGCGGAACCGGACGCGGCCGCGCCGCTGCCGCGCGCGCTGGCCGGCAAGCGGATCGCGGTGGCGCGCGATGCGGCGTTCTCGTTCATCTATCCGGCCAATCTCGCGCTGCTGGATGCGCTCGGTGCGACGCTGCGATTCTTCTCGCCGCTCGCCGACGAACCCGTGCCCGACGATTGCGATGCGCTGTTTTTGCCGGGCGGCTATCCGGAACTGCATGCGGCGACGCTTGCCGGGAATGCCGCGACCGCGCGGACGATTCGCGCGCATGCGGGAGCCGGCCGGCCGATCGTCGCGGAATGCGGGGGAATGGTTTACCTGTGCGAATCGCTGACCGATGCGGATGGCTCGACGACGCCGATGCTCGGCCTGCTGCCGGGGCATGCGACGATGCAGCGCCGGTTCGCGGCGCTCGGCATGCAGCAGCTCGATACGCGCACCGGGCCGATGCGCGGTCATACGTTCCACTATTCGCGGCTCGCGACGCCGCTGGAACCGGTCGCGCGCGCCGCGCGCCCCGACGGCGCGCGGGACAGCGGCGAAGCCGTCTACCGGAGCAGCGCGATCGTCGCGACGTACATGCACATGTACTGGCCGTCGAATCCGGATGCAGTCGTGGCGTTGTTCAGCGGGGGCACGTTCTAG
- the cobO gene encoding cob(I)yrinic acid a,c-diamide adenosyltransferase: MKTDSESHQRMAERRRAGHEKKQAAATQEKGLLIVHTGNGKGKSTAAFGMAVRVLGHGMRLGVVQFIKGALHTSERDFLGAVAQCDFVTMGDGYTWNTQNRDADIATARKGWDEARRMIDSGDYRMVILDELNTVLKYEYLPLDEVLATLVARPASVHVVVTGRHAPDALIDAADLVTEMRLVKHPYKEQGVKAQRGVEF; encoded by the coding sequence ATGAAGACCGATTCCGAATCCCATCAGCGGATGGCCGAACGCCGCCGCGCCGGCCACGAGAAGAAGCAGGCCGCCGCCACGCAGGAAAAGGGCCTGCTGATCGTTCACACCGGCAACGGCAAGGGCAAGAGCACGGCCGCGTTCGGGATGGCCGTGCGCGTGCTCGGCCACGGCATGCGGCTCGGCGTCGTGCAGTTCATCAAGGGGGCGCTGCACACGTCCGAGCGCGACTTCCTCGGCGCGGTCGCGCAATGCGATTTCGTGACGATGGGCGACGGCTATACGTGGAACACGCAGAACCGCGACGCCGATATCGCGACCGCGCGCAAGGGCTGGGACGAGGCGCGCCGGATGATCGACAGCGGCGACTACCGGATGGTGATCCTCGACGAGCTGAACACCGTGCTGAAGTACGAATACCTGCCGCTCGACGAAGTGCTCGCGACGCTCGTCGCGCGTCCGGCGTCGGTGCACGTCGTCGTCACCGGGCGGCACGCGCCCGATGCGCTGATCGATGCGGCCGATCTCGTCACCGAAATGCGGCTCGTCAAGCATCCGTACAAGGAGCAAGGCGTGAAGGCGCAGCGCGGCGTGGAGTTCTGA
- a CDS encoding cobalamin biosynthesis protein: MMRVALGIGFRAGVTAAQLDAAIRAALARYPAAEPALVATLADKARARALRTLCARRGWPLVAFDAAQLASRPELAASGPSGAALARFGIAGVAEPCAQLAAPHGRLLGPKSIRDGVTVALAGPL; the protein is encoded by the coding sequence ATGATGCGCGTCGCGCTCGGCATCGGCTTTCGCGCGGGCGTCACGGCCGCGCAACTCGATGCCGCGATCCGCGCCGCGCTCGCGCGCTACCCGGCCGCCGAACCGGCGCTCGTCGCGACGCTCGCCGACAAGGCACGCGCCCGGGCGCTGCGCACGCTGTGCGCACGCCGTGGCTGGCCGCTCGTCGCATTCGATGCGGCGCAACTCGCGAGCCGTCCGGAACTGGCCGCGAGCGGCCCGTCCGGCGCCGCGCTGGCGCGCTTCGGCATCGCGGGCGTGGCCGAGCCGTGCGCGCAGCTCGCCGCGCCGCACGGCCGGCTGCTCGGCCCCAAATCCATCCGGGACGGCGTGACGGTCGCGCTCGCCGGCCCGCTCTGA
- the cobA gene encoding uroporphyrinogen-III C-methyltransferase: MRRPPSLFHCVDTVRAVPRAMSRAWLVGAGPGDADLLTLRAVRAIGAADVLLVDDLVNPDVLRHARADALIEHVGKRGGHASTPQAAIVAALLAHLRAGRSVARLKGGDPFVFGRGGEELVALGAAGFPVEVVNGVTAGIAAPAALGIPVTHRGDAQGVIFVTGHGAGADEPDWRALAATRMTIVIYMGIRRLDAIAAALRDGGLPGDTPCAAIENATRPEQRHLLATLDTLVERVGAAGIGSPAIVVIGRVAALADDPAVRAALGGCA, encoded by the coding sequence ATGCGCCGCCCGCCTTCCCTGTTCCACTGTGTCGACACGGTGCGCGCCGTGCCGCGCGCGATGAGCCGCGCATGGCTCGTCGGCGCGGGCCCCGGCGACGCCGATCTGCTGACGCTCCGAGCCGTGCGCGCGATCGGCGCGGCCGACGTGCTGCTCGTCGACGATCTCGTGAACCCCGACGTGCTGCGCCATGCGCGCGCCGACGCGCTGATCGAGCACGTCGGCAAGCGTGGCGGCCATGCGTCGACGCCGCAGGCGGCGATCGTCGCCGCGCTGCTCGCGCACCTGCGCGCGGGCCGCAGCGTCGCGCGGCTCAAGGGCGGCGATCCGTTCGTGTTCGGCCGCGGCGGCGAGGAACTGGTCGCACTCGGCGCGGCGGGCTTTCCGGTGGAAGTCGTCAACGGCGTCACCGCGGGTATCGCCGCGCCGGCCGCGCTCGGCATCCCGGTCACGCACCGTGGCGACGCGCAGGGCGTGATCTTCGTCACCGGCCACGGCGCGGGAGCCGACGAGCCCGACTGGCGCGCGCTCGCGGCCACGCGCATGACGATCGTGATCTACATGGGCATCCGTCGCCTCGACGCAATTGCCGCGGCGCTGCGCGACGGCGGCCTGCCCGGCGATACGCCGTGCGCGGCGATCGAGAACGCCACGCGCCCCGAACAGCGCCACCTGCTCGCGACGCTCGATACGCTCGTCGAGCGTGTCGGTGCGGCCGGTATCGGTTCGCCGGCGATCGTCGTGATCGGCCGCGTCGCGGCGCTCGCCGACGATCCGGCGGTGCGTGCGGCGCTCGGCGGTTGCGCATGA
- a CDS encoding TonB-dependent receptor: MSKRQISGRRFPVLALSLCSIACVAPCPAPAAEFDDELPALEVRSRRHPNDPRAESVSTATRTASDPRDVPQTIDSVPVEETLSYGGRTLADALAGVPGVSNTSDTRFDAFRIRGFSAAGDLLLDGMRDDAQYVRSLGNIERVEVLKGPAAALYGRGSGGGVINRITKQPLPENFGHVSAATGSYGRLGASVDLNRMLSSAWSMRLNAGREHAGSFRDHVDGTRQYVAPSIKWQDARRSWLLQFEYDTYQRVPDRGMPAPVAAIDAAGRPIAFSLPSAPRATFFGAADRDTVRDKNMNGRSVVTYVLDGDWTLRHTLGVLDLHSTFDNTYVTQSYVTKPRDYRRVQRARYLQDMTHLNVQTGVELSGKVATGPGLHHLLFGIEYGWQKRSPTLWQADAAPVPITGPDRLAPAGAAPRPYAMNRHRVSDYAIFAQDRIDLGRAWKLLGGLRAERFDVDSTNALNGLHARRTTTAWSPRLGVVWSPVGAHSVYASYSKSFAPVGGDLIGITPDARGNANDLGPQYNRQYEIGVKSDWRDGALSTTLALFQLDLYNRRVADPVRPGFFDLNGLERNRGLELGVAGRLAGDWFVRGGIGWQHARVVDAEPKYAGKRSAGVSGSNGSLFVGHAPLRGFFAELGLVYEGARYADRDNLLELPAYVRWDGKAGYRTRDLEVTLAAVNLTDRDYYANATGLAQIMPGSPRTFTLTAAYKF, from the coding sequence ATGTCGAAACGACAGATATCCGGGCGGCGGTTTCCTGTGCTGGCCCTGTCGCTGTGCTCGATCGCCTGCGTTGCTCCCTGCCCTGCCCCGGCGGCCGAGTTCGACGACGAGCTGCCCGCGCTCGAGGTGCGCAGCCGACGCCATCCGAACGATCCGCGCGCCGAAAGCGTGAGCACGGCGACCCGCACCGCGAGCGATCCGCGCGACGTACCGCAAACCATCGACAGCGTCCCGGTCGAGGAAACGCTGTCCTATGGCGGCCGCACGCTTGCCGACGCGCTGGCCGGCGTGCCGGGTGTTTCCAATACGTCGGATACGCGCTTCGATGCGTTCCGCATCCGCGGCTTTTCCGCCGCGGGCGACCTGCTGCTCGACGGCATGCGAGACGACGCGCAATACGTGCGCAGTCTCGGCAATATCGAACGCGTCGAAGTGCTGAAGGGACCGGCCGCGGCGCTGTACGGGCGCGGCAGCGGCGGCGGCGTCATCAACCGGATCACCAAGCAGCCGTTGCCGGAAAACTTCGGACATGTGTCGGCGGCGACCGGAAGTTACGGACGGCTCGGCGCATCGGTCGATCTCAACCGGATGCTGTCGAGCGCATGGAGCATGCGGCTCAATGCGGGCCGCGAACACGCAGGCAGCTTCCGCGACCACGTCGACGGCACGCGCCAGTACGTCGCGCCGTCGATCAAATGGCAGGACGCACGGCGAAGCTGGCTGCTGCAGTTCGAATACGACACGTACCAACGCGTGCCCGATCGCGGCATGCCGGCGCCGGTCGCCGCGATCGACGCGGCCGGCAGGCCGATCGCGTTCTCGCTGCCGTCCGCGCCGCGCGCGACCTTCTTCGGCGCGGCGGACCGCGACACCGTCCGCGACAAGAACATGAACGGGCGCTCGGTCGTCACGTACGTGCTCGACGGCGACTGGACACTGCGCCATACACTGGGCGTGCTGGATTTGCACAGCACCTTCGACAATACCTACGTCACGCAAAGCTACGTCACGAAGCCGCGCGACTACCGGCGCGTGCAACGTGCGCGCTATCTGCAGGACATGACGCATCTCAACGTGCAGACCGGCGTCGAATTGAGCGGCAAAGTCGCGACCGGGCCCGGCTTGCATCACCTGCTGTTCGGCATCGAATACGGCTGGCAGAAACGCAGCCCGACGCTCTGGCAGGCCGATGCGGCGCCGGTCCCGATCACCGGACCGGATCGTCTCGCGCCGGCCGGCGCGGCGCCGCGCCCGTATGCGATGAACCGCCATCGCGTCAGCGACTACGCGATCTTCGCGCAGGATCGCATCGACCTCGGGCGAGCGTGGAAACTGCTCGGCGGCCTGCGCGCGGAACGCTTCGACGTCGATTCGACCAACGCGCTGAACGGGCTGCATGCGCGGCGCACGACGACGGCATGGAGCCCGCGGCTCGGCGTCGTGTGGTCGCCGGTTGGCGCGCACAGCGTGTATGCGTCGTACAGCAAGAGCTTCGCGCCGGTCGGCGGCGACCTGATCGGCATCACGCCGGACGCGCGCGGCAACGCCAACGATCTCGGCCCGCAATACAACCGCCAGTACGAGATCGGCGTGAAAAGCGACTGGCGCGATGGCGCACTGAGCACGACGCTCGCACTGTTCCAGCTCGATCTGTACAACCGCCGCGTCGCCGATCCGGTTCGGCCCGGGTTCTTCGACCTCAACGGCCTCGAGCGCAATCGCGGCCTGGAACTGGGCGTCGCCGGCCGGCTCGCGGGCGACTGGTTCGTTCGCGGCGGCATCGGCTGGCAACACGCACGGGTGGTCGACGCCGAGCCGAAGTACGCGGGCAAGCGGTCGGCGGGTGTGTCCGGGTCGAACGGCAGCCTGTTCGTCGGCCATGCGCCGCTGCGCGGATTTTTCGCCGAACTCGGGCTGGTGTACGAAGGGGCGCGTTACGCCGATCGCGACAACCTGCTCGAACTGCCCGCATACGTCCGCTGGGACGGCAAGGCCGGATATCGCACGCGCGACCTCGAGGTGACGCTGGCGGCCGTCAACCTGACCGATCGCGACTATTACGCGAATGCGACGGGCCTCGCGCAGATCATGCCCGGTTCGCCACGCACGTTCACGCTGACGGCGGCGTACAAGTTCTGA